Proteins from one Euzebyales bacterium genomic window:
- a CDS encoding NAD-dependent malic enzyme gives MARQTAPAPAPADEPVISDDVRKVHDGGKLAVVATTEVRDRHDLALVYTPGVAQVCAAIHARPALVRSLTIKRNSVAVVSDGSAVLGLGDIGPEAAMPVMEGKALLLKELADVDGYPICLDERDPDRIVDIVAAIAPGFGGINLEDISAPRCFEVEGKLRRLVDIPVFHDDQHGTAIVVLAALRNAARLVGKQVGPGLHVVVQGIGAAGIAVSELLLAAGVIDLVGVDRGGIVTARRSTARDPIFRRLGKRSNPRDLSGTVELALDGADVFIGVSAGNTISEAQLRLMGRNAIVFAMANPVPEVEPAIACRHAAVVATGRSDHPNQINNVLCSRGCSAGCSTPARHA, from the coding sequence ATGGCACGGCAGACCGCCCCCGCACCGGCACCCGCTGATGAACCCGTCATCAGCGACGACGTACGGAAGGTGCACGACGGCGGCAAGCTCGCTGTCGTCGCCACCACCGAGGTGCGCGACCGCCACGACCTGGCGCTGGTCTACACACCCGGCGTCGCACAGGTGTGCGCCGCCATCCACGCCCGTCCGGCCCTGGTGCGGTCGCTGACGATCAAGCGAAACAGCGTGGCCGTCGTCAGTGACGGCTCGGCCGTGCTCGGCCTGGGCGACATCGGGCCGGAGGCGGCGATGCCCGTGATGGAGGGCAAGGCGCTGCTGCTCAAGGAACTGGCCGACGTCGACGGCTACCCGATCTGCCTCGACGAGCGCGATCCCGACCGCATCGTCGACATCGTCGCCGCCATCGCCCCGGGCTTCGGGGGCATCAACCTGGAGGACATCAGCGCGCCGCGCTGCTTCGAGGTCGAGGGCAAGCTGCGCCGGCTCGTGGACATCCCCGTGTTCCACGACGACCAGCACGGCACCGCCATCGTGGTGCTGGCGGCCCTGCGCAACGCGGCGCGCCTGGTAGGCAAGCAGGTCGGCCCGGGTCTGCACGTGGTCGTGCAGGGCATCGGCGCGGCGGGCATCGCGGTGTCCGAGCTGCTGCTGGCCGCCGGCGTCATCGACCTCGTCGGGGTGGACCGCGGCGGCATCGTCACCGCACGCCGGAGCACGGCGCGCGACCCGATCTTCCGGCGCCTGGGCAAGCGCTCGAACCCGCGTGACCTGAGCGGCACGGTTGAGCTGGCGCTTGACGGCGCCGACGTGTTCATCGGCGTCTCGGCCGGCAACACGATCAGCGAGGCCCAGTTGCGGCTGATGGGGCGCAACGCGATCGTGTTCGCGATGGCCAACCCCGTGCCCGAGGTCGAGCCGGCGATAGCATGTCGGCACGCCGCCGTCGTGGCGACCGGCCGCAGCGACCACCCCAACCAGATCAACAACGTGCTGTGCTCCCGGGGCTGTTCCGCGGGCTGCTCGACGCCGGCGCGACACGCGTGA